From a single Clupea harengus chromosome 24, Ch_v2.0.2, whole genome shotgun sequence genomic region:
- the LOC116218999 gene encoding voltage-dependent T-type calcium channel subunit alpha-1I-like, with amino-acid sequence MPEPIDHPSIQPSDIHISPADGEELGGYISGAGGGGGGGGNSRGASPLFHLPAEFFHPASAVSQGSPVTGVVPADRVGSRLTSPASWASLRSPGANSRVVGSQHPSCSNSSLATGSSEGSLHTTLEEGLSFSISPPLPRDRDRDRPLLCPIPPPTTPSPRRQRRGAAGGRPSACFSLQATRGHQRSLSSCGGSSSSPSCPRQDSMDPSDEDTGLGMGIEGTSGCGSSQAGNSEHLSETLSSLSLTSLLCASSLAPPLVKKCNSTGNLEQGGGGLSVRSKDGRQLYGMEAQGYLSNPWTEEERGMGGVGGDRVPAGCLGVKSSSQTMDTGSRKNR; translated from the exons ATGCCGGAGCCAATCgaccatccatccattcagCCATCTGACATCCATATCTCCCCAGCAGATGGTGAGGAGCTCGGCGGCTACATCAGCGGCGCGGGTGGcggcggtggaggaggagggaacagCAGGggcgcctctcctctcttccacctccCCGCGGAGTTCTTCCACCCAGCCTCGGCCGTGTCGCAGGGGAGCCCAGTGACCGGGGTCGTACCCGCAGACCGAGTGGGCTCCAGACTCACCTCGCCAGCCTCCTGGGCATCCCTCAGGTCCCCTGGGGCCAACAGCAGGGTCGTCGGCTCACAG CACCCATCCTGCAGTAACTCCTCCCTGGCCACGGGCAGCTCGGAGGGCAGCCTGCACACCACCCTGGAGGAAGGGCTCAGCTTCAGCATCTCCCCACCGCTGCCACGGGATCGGGATCGGGATCGGCCCCTGCTCTGCCCCATCCCCCCGCCGACAACCCCTTCACCCCGCCGCCAGCGCCGCGGAGCCGCGGGAGGGCGTCCGTCTGCTTGTTTCTCCCTCCAGGCCACCAGGGGCCACCAGAGGAGCTTGAGCAGCTGCGGgggaagcagcagcagccccagctgtCCGCGGCAGGACTCCATGGACCCGTCGGACGAGGACACGGGCTTGGGCATGGGCATCGAGGGTACGAGCGGATGCGGCTCCAGCCAGGCGGGCAACAGCGAACATTTGTCGGAGACGCTGAGCAGCCTGTCGCTCACCTCGCTGCTCTGCGCCAGCTCTCTGGCGCCCCCTCTGGTCAAGAAGTGCAATAGCACAGGGAACCTGGAGCAGGGCGGGGGTGGCCTGTCGGTCCGGAGCAAAGACGGCAGACAGTTGTACGGCATGGAAGCCCAGGGCTACCTGTCCAACCCATggacggaggaggagaggggcatgGGCGGAGTGGGGGGCGACCGGGTGCCGGCGGGGTGTTTGGGGGTGAAAAGCAGCAGCCAGACCATGGACACTGGCTCGCGGAAGAACAGATGA